A stretch of the Clostridiales bacterium genome encodes the following:
- a CDS encoding Gfo/Idh/MocA family oxidoreductase: protein MEQQKIRLGIIGIGNMGSEHCRNIAAGKCPEIEITAGADLRESRRVWFRENMTDSAEIYESGEELIRKSSCDAVLICVPHYGHESLSIAAMENGKHVLCEKPAAVTASAARHMCEISDQTGKVLTFMFNQRTNCIYRGIHDLLISGNFGRIKRMNWIITDWYRTQRYYDSGSWRATWSGEGGGVLLNQCPHQLDLLIWLCGMPDSVNAVCHEGKWHDIEVEDDVSVYLEFPGGATGIFVASTGDLPGTNRLEIDCEMGKIVCEDGITRFWKLPKNERDICFSSDNPWFRIDPDAQILRSDGLNPQHVGVLNAFAAHLLHGASLTAEKEDGLREIMLSNAIHLSGWTGKTIRIPANEDEFNLRLKEKIAGSRIKTGEDITYQTSHTGTGRQES, encoded by the coding sequence ATGGAACAACAGAAGATCAGGCTGGGGATAATCGGAATCGGTAACATGGGCAGTGAGCACTGCCGGAATATTGCTGCCGGAAAATGTCCGGAGATTGAAATTACAGCCGGTGCTGACCTGCGCGAAAGCAGAAGGGTATGGTTCCGGGAAAACATGACTGATTCTGCAGAAATATATGAAAGCGGAGAAGAACTGATCCGTAAAAGCAGTTGTGACGCAGTTCTGATCTGTGTCCCGCACTACGGCCATGAAAGCCTGTCCATTGCAGCCATGGAAAACGGAAAGCATGTTCTTTGTGAAAAGCCTGCAGCTGTTACAGCATCCGCTGCACGACATATGTGTGAAATCTCCGATCAGACCGGCAAAGTCCTTACTTTCATGTTCAATCAGAGAACCAACTGTATTTACCGCGGGATTCATGACCTGCTGATATCCGGAAACTTCGGCAGGATCAAACGGATGAACTGGATCATTACAGACTGGTACAGAACTCAAAGATATTATGATTCAGGTTCATGGCGTGCCACATGGTCCGGTGAAGGCGGCGGTGTACTGCTTAATCAGTGCCCGCATCAGCTGGATCTGCTGATCTGGCTTTGCGGAATGCCGGATTCAGTTAATGCGGTCTGCCACGAAGGAAAATGGCATGATATCGAAGTGGAAGATGATGTCAGTGTGTATCTTGAATTTCCAGGCGGGGCAACCGGTATCTTTGTCGCGTCCACCGGTGACCTTCCCGGCACCAACCGTCTGGAAATAGACTGCGAAATGGGCAAAATAGTATGTGAAGACGGAATTACGCGTTTCTGGAAGCTTCCGAAGAATGAGCGTGATATCTGCTTTAGCAGTGACAATCCATGGTTCCGGATTGATCCAGATGCACAGATTCTGCGCAGTGACGGATTGAATCCGCAGCATGTTGGTGTGCTGAACGCATTTGCGGCCCATCTTCTTCACGGAGCATCGCTGACAGCAGAGAAAGAAGACGGCCTTCGCGAAATCATGCTGTCGAACGCAATTCATCTTTCAGGCTGGACCGGTAAAACGATCCGGATTCCTGCCAATGAAGATGAATTTAATCTCAGGCTGAAAGAAAAAATCGCCGGTTCCAGAATCAAAACCGGCGAAGATATTACTTATCAGACCAGCCATACCGGTACTGGAAGACAGGAATCCTGA